In a single window of the Mustelus asterias unplaced genomic scaffold, sMusAst1.hap1.1 HAP1_SCAFFOLD_3000, whole genome shotgun sequence genome:
- the LOC144490200 gene encoding gap junction delta-2 protein-like codes for MGEWSILERLLEAAVQQHSTMIGRILLTVVVIFRILIVAIVGETVYEDEQAMFMCNTLQPGCNQACYDRAFPISHIRYWVFQIILVCTPSLCFITYSMHQLSKQKEKRFSVLYPVLEGDFTRTSLEQKEDKRPRCSLINGIPAQSPEGTVTSRELDHVEGKRRSNLSGWISSKNAKMKQQEGISRFYIIQVVFRNALEIGFLMGQYFLYGFNVPAIFECDRYPCVKEVECYVSRPTEKTIFLVFMFAVSGICVVLNLAELNHLGWKKIKTAVRGVRAKGKSAFEIRKKVPPYFSTQGRTQTSESAYV; via the coding sequence AATCCTCCTCACGGTGGTGGTGATCTTTCGGATTTTAATCGTCGCCATCGTCGGGGAGACGGTCTACGAGGACGAGCAGGCCATGTTCATGTGCAACACCCTTCAGCCCGGTTGCAACCAGGCCTGCTACGACCGGGCGTTCCCCATCTCTCACATCAGATACTGGGTCTTCCAGATCATCCTGGTGTGCACCCCCAGTCTCTGCTTCATCACGTACTCCATGCACCAGTTGTCGAAGCAGAAGGAAAAACGTTTCTCCGTGCTCTACCCGGTCCTGGAGGGGGATTTCACCAGGACTTCCCTGGAGCAGAAGGAAGACAAGAGGCCAAGGTGCAGCCTCATCAACGGGATTCCGGCTCAGAGCCCAGAGGGAACTGTAACGTCACGGGAATTGGACCACGTAGAGGGCAAGAGGAGGTCCAACCTTTCGGGATGGATTAGCAGCAAGAACGCAAAGATGAAACAGCAGGAGGGCATATCGAGGTTTTACATCATCCAGGTGGTCTTCAGGAACGCCTTGGAGATTGGCTTCTTGATGGGACAATACTTTCTCTACGGGTTCAACGTGCCCGCCATCTTTGAGTGCGACCGGTATCCCTGCGTCAAGGAGGTGGAGTGCTACGTGTCCAGGCCGACGGAAAAGACAATCTTCCTGGTGTTCATGTTCGCCGTCAGTGGTATCTGCGTGGTCCTGAACCTCGCTGAGCTCAACCACCTGGGCTGGAAGAAGATCAAGACAGCGGTCCGAGGGGTTCGCGCCAAGGGGAAGTCCGCCTTCGAGATCAGGAAGAAGGTGCCGCCGTATTTCAGCACCCAGGGAAGGACCCAAACCAGCGAGTCTGCGTATGTCTGA